The sequence cttcatttaataatattttctgtcTTGAGTCTTTTTATCTGATATTGGTATAGCCACTCCAGCTCTTTTATGGTTATTGTTGGCATGATGTatgtttttccattcttttactttcctcTTATTTACATATATCTTGGAATCCATATGTGTTTCCTGTGTGCAGAATAtagttagtctttttttttctactctgtACAACAGTGTCTGCTTTTTGTGAGGATTTTTTAGCCCATGTACTTTGTAATTTTTGGAATTATGGTTCCAGTGGTTGGAAATGGTTGGAATTTCATGTGCCATTTTGCCAGAACTCCTTGTTAAATTTCCAGTTACTCTGATGATCCACAGCTTGCCCCAAAGAAGACCACTGGCTCTGGGTGGTAGAACATCTGGTCCTCCCTTTTTGCTCACCACCAAGATCACCACACTAATTGGCAAGCTCCAAGTCAGGGAAGCCAGCTCAGGCAGCTAGACCAAAGCTGTCGGCTTTCCCTGTCTGGTGACTGCTGACAACTGAAGGCAGTGGGGATGATGAGAGCAACCCCAGGCCAGAAAGCCAAGAACATGGTGGTTATTTCCCAATATTCAGTAGTCTTCATGAATAGGCTTATATCTCTGATGGATTTCAGAGTGCTGAAATTATATTAGTGACAGTTTTCCCAGTTTTATAGTTGCTTTTTTGGAGAGAGGATGTTTCAACCTCCGCACTTCATCATACcagaaatgaatatttgtttctatttatacatcttttaatattttccttttatagtttaaaagttattacattttattttaaaatacttcactTCATGTTTTAGGATATGTGCATTTAGAGTTTTCCAGTGAATGTTTAGAGTTAATTTATATCCATAGCATCCCCTAAGAATATAATGTagcatgtttttattttgctctttcccACATCACAATTTCATGGTCCTTTTGTCTGGAATTTcagttttaactttttgaatatTTAACTAAAGGAGGGAGATCTGACTATAGTGTGTGTCCAGTCCTTgttgaaattataaataatatttggaTATTAAATGTGAAAAGAGTCTAATTATGAGGCTCTTATTCTGGAAAATTGTTGAGTGGTAATGCCACCAACTGATTTAGGGAACCAAAATATGTTTCTTAttattatgcatatatattttttggttgttgttgtaaTTTTCCCACCACTGCCTCCTAACTGAGAAAACTGGAAGAGGTTTAAAGATGCATCTGTTAAGATCTGTTCTGTATTACTGAATTTAAAATGCTTCTGACATCCAAGTAGAAATTTGGATGAGATAAATATAGAATGATCAGGGAATATATTTGTGATTCATCAATTTATAAAGTTTAGTTGAAGTCAAGAGGAATAccactgaggaaaaagaaaaggaaaagtgtaTATTCATAGCAGCCAGCAGTCATTGAGAAAATGATCAGTTTAGGAAAGGTGACTACCTTTGATTTAGTAATAAAGGAGTAATTGGTGACCTTAATGAGAGCAATTAACATTGAAATGTGAATGTGTTAAATCAGCTCAAAAGTCAGATTGCCTGGGACTGGGAGGAGTAGAAAAATGTGTCTATAGGAGTATAGACCCCCTCCCCCGTGTTTGCGATTAAGGGAGGAGGTAAGTTAGGGAAAAGATAACAGGAAAAACAGGGTTGAGGACAATGGGAAAACAATTCAAGAGTTTTGAGGACAGCTATAGAAAAAGCTCCAAGGCAAGGGATGACAGCAGTCTAGTTATTAGAATGTCTGTGTGTGAAAGgagggaatgtgtgtgtgtatgttatgtctggggcaggagaggaaggaggcaggctgTTTTCGAAAGCATTATGCAAATATGTCATAAGATTAAGTATGTCTTTCTAATCAGTTTTCAGGTTGCACAGTTCAAAGTGGGACCCTGAACTATGTCTACATTCCTCACCCAGTCAGCTCCCAATACCAGCACTTCAATGGCCCCCACCTTCCTGTTGGTGGGCATGCCGGGCCTGTCAGCTGTACCCTCCTGGTGGGCGATAGCCCTCCTCACTGTCTACCTTCTCTCTGCCCTGGGCAATGGTGCTATCCTCTGGATCATTGCCCTGGAGCCCGCGCTACACCGCCCAAtgtactttttcctcttccttctcagtgTGTCTGATGTTGGCTTGACCGCAGTCCTGATGCCCACCCTGCTGGGTCTTGCTCTTGCAGATGCTCATGCTGTCCCTGCCTCAGCTTGCCTCCTACAGATGTTCTTCATCCATGTCTTTTCTGTCATGGAGTCCTCTATGTTACTCACCATGGCCTTAGATCGGGCACTGGCCATCTGCCGCCCTCTCCACTTCCCAACACTCCTCACCAGTGGCATCGTTAGCAAGATCTGCCTGGCCATTGCTTTCCGATGTCTGGGTCTCCATCTG is a genomic window of Camelus bactrianus isolate YW-2024 breed Bactrian camel chromosome 10, ASM4877302v1, whole genome shotgun sequence containing:
- the OR51S1 gene encoding olfactory receptor 51S1, whose amino-acid sequence is MSTFLTQSAPNTSTSMAPTFLLVGMPGLSAVPSWWAIALLTVYLLSALGNGAILWIIALEPALHRPMYFFLFLLSVSDVGLTAVLMPTLLGLALADAHAVPASACLLQMFFIHVFSVMESSMLLTMALDRALAICRPLHFPTLLTSGIVSKICLAIAFRCLGLHLPLPFLLAHMPYCRPQVLTHSYCLHPGVVRLACPGAWGAVYSLFVVLSAMALDPMLIFLSYGLIGRVLQGLGSSGDRWKAGQTCAAHLCAVPLFYVPMILLALIGRLRVPVPQPAHTLLSYVHFLLPPLINPVLYSVKLREMRQRILKRLQPRKVGCVQ